The following proteins come from a genomic window of Methanosarcina sp. MTP4:
- a CDS encoding helix-turn-helix domain-containing protein gives MAGGRRKPSTSQCIFILTQRILTVKMYINMMLKAYKFRLYPTAELKG, from the coding sequence ATGGCAGGTGGAAGGAGAAAGCCGTCCACTTCACAATGTATTTTTATTCTAACGCAAAGAATATTAACTGTTAAGATGTATATTAATATGATGTTGAAAGCCTATAAATTTAGGTTGTATCCTACAGCCGAACTTAAAGGGTGA
- a CDS encoding MoxR family ATPase, with protein MRYEQEIQLDNSELDLKPTYERAQEIFETIFREVGNAIVGQKEMIRQILIAMLCEGHVLVESNPGLGKTLTISTISQIMNMRFSRIQCTPDLMPSDITGTDIIEEDEKGGKRFQFKLGPVFANIVLADEINRASPKTQSALLEAMQEKQVTVANTTYALDKPFFILATQNPLEMEGTYALPEAQLDRFLMKILLTYPNPDEEFEIVNRYAEAFRPTVQKCIDRQTFIELQEITRRIPISNKLKKYAIDIVNRTRNMPEMIEAGASPRASIALILCAKANALLDNRGYVDKEDIDFMVLPVLRHRIILSFDAARDNVNSDEIIEKILTDRTITEALQ; from the coding sequence ATGAGATATGAACAGGAAATCCAGCTGGATAACTCGGAACTTGACTTAAAACCCACTTACGAAAGGGCTCAGGAGATTTTCGAAACCATCTTCAGAGAAGTTGGAAACGCTATCGTCGGGCAGAAAGAAATGATCCGGCAGATCCTCATAGCCATGTTGTGCGAAGGCCATGTCCTGGTCGAAAGCAACCCGGGGCTGGGAAAAACCCTGACCATATCCACCATCTCCCAGATCATGAACATGAGGTTCAGCAGGATCCAATGTACGCCTGACCTTATGCCTTCGGATATCACAGGGACCGATATCATTGAAGAAGACGAAAAAGGCGGCAAACGTTTCCAGTTTAAACTTGGGCCCGTCTTTGCAAATATTGTCCTTGCGGACGAAATCAACCGCGCATCTCCCAAGACCCAGTCCGCCTTGCTCGAAGCAATGCAGGAAAAACAGGTCACGGTGGCAAACACAACCTATGCCCTGGACAAACCTTTCTTTATCCTTGCAACCCAGAACCCGCTTGAAATGGAAGGGACTTACGCACTCCCCGAAGCCCAGCTTGACAGGTTCTTAATGAAAATCCTCCTGACCTACCCGAACCCGGACGAGGAATTCGAGATCGTAAACCGTTATGCTGAAGCTTTCAGGCCGACTGTCCAAAAGTGCATAGACAGGCAGACCTTCATCGAACTCCAGGAAATCACCCGGAGGATCCCTATCTCCAACAAGCTCAAGAAATACGCAATCGACATCGTAAACCGGACCAGGAACATGCCAGAAATGATCGAAGCTGGAGCCTCACCCCGTGCCTCAATTGCCCTGATCCTCTGTGCAAAGGCAAACGCGCTTCTCGACAACCGGGGATATGTCGACAAAGAGGATATTGACTTCATGGTCCTCCCGGTCCTCCGCCACAGGATTATCCTGTCCTTTGACGCTGCCCGGGACAACGTAAACAGCGACGAGATCATAGAAAAAATCCTGACAGACAGGACAATTACTGAAGCTTTGCAGTGA
- a CDS encoding COG1361 S-layer family protein — protein MMITIILALIAAPASATVISGDTRLEVEVAEITPNPARPGEDLLIRINLENTGNDPAENVKIGIEEIDPFIFKYSTSKAYGSGTNTEKFFAIDQIRQRSKVELNFHFRVDSRATSGAYQLEFTIEDGNGASFSKRIPIRVEGNPDLVLVGTQIIPAGMVGSEKPSTVSLVPNQEFYIRTTVKNAGNGDAKNVRVMLDMNGSSPIVSLEDNVRFLEKLEAGSSENLSFKLLLGSNAEVQPYKLPLRITASNEAETLQIDKSQEIGINVLNQARINIASLKFDPEIPVKGQKVSMIVRLENVGEGEALFVKAKLEGLDASGSSSAFLGRLDKDDDAPAVFTFIPGKTGEQEVTLLVEYVDDFGQHQLSEDLTVNVINDSNSKVPLLIGVLVVLAVVVFFMKKKGKL, from the coding sequence ATGATGATAACCATAATCCTGGCACTCATAGCAGCCCCTGCTTCTGCAACCGTCATATCGGGAGACACACGGCTGGAGGTTGAAGTTGCGGAAATCACCCCAAACCCGGCAAGACCGGGGGAAGACCTGCTGATCAGGATCAACTTAGAAAATACGGGGAACGATCCGGCCGAGAACGTGAAAATCGGAATTGAGGAGATTGACCCTTTTATTTTCAAGTACAGCACCTCAAAAGCCTACGGTTCCGGGACGAATACCGAAAAGTTCTTCGCAATCGACCAGATCCGGCAGCGCTCCAAAGTGGAACTGAACTTCCATTTCCGGGTTGATTCGAGAGCTACTTCGGGCGCCTACCAGCTCGAGTTTACCATTGAAGACGGAAACGGAGCCAGCTTTTCAAAAAGGATCCCAATAAGGGTTGAAGGAAACCCGGACCTTGTGCTCGTGGGCACGCAGATCATACCTGCGGGCATGGTGGGAAGCGAAAAACCATCCACGGTTTCCCTTGTCCCGAACCAGGAATTCTACATCCGGACAACGGTGAAAAACGCCGGGAACGGGGATGCAAAAAACGTGCGGGTCATGCTGGACATGAACGGATCCTCCCCAATCGTTTCCCTGGAAGATAACGTCCGTTTCCTGGAAAAGCTGGAAGCCGGAAGTTCGGAAAACCTTTCTTTCAAACTGCTCCTCGGGAGCAATGCCGAAGTTCAGCCCTACAAGCTCCCCCTGCGGATTACAGCTTCGAACGAAGCCGAGACCCTGCAGATCGACAAGAGCCAGGAAATAGGGATCAACGTCCTGAACCAGGCGAGAATTAACATTGCAAGCCTGAAATTCGATCCAGAAATCCCGGTGAAAGGCCAGAAAGTCTCCATGATCGTCAGGCTGGAAAACGTGGGGGAAGGCGAAGCCCTCTTCGTAAAGGCAAAACTTGAAGGGCTCGATGCCAGCGGCAGCAGCAGCGCTTTCCTGGGCAGGCTCGACAAGGACGACGACGCCCCGGCAGTCTTCACCTTCATCCCGGGGAAAACAGGGGAGCAGGAAGTGACCCTGCTTGTAGAGTACGTGGACGACTTCGGGCAGCACCAGCTCAGCGAAGACCTGACGGTAAACGTGATTAACGATTCGAACAGCAAGGTCCCGCTTCTAATCGGAGTGCTGGTCGTGCTTGCAGTGGTGGTCTTTTTCATGAAGAAGAAAGGCAAGCTCTGA
- a CDS encoding sodium:alanine symporter family protein, translating to MVVNSIFELFNSPEILSLLNSIDGLVWGPPLLLLLVGTGAYLTLRLKLIQVTKLPLALKDVARSRKIDTTAQGDVSSFAALCTALSATIGTGNIVGVATAIARGGPGALFWMWLAAFFGMATKYSEALLAVKYRTVDENGQMSGGPMYYIKNGLAHKSYSGILAKLFAFFGICAASLGVGTFTQVNAIVSSVEATFGVPKIDTAVILALLVALVTIGGIKSISRVAQLLVPFMAVAYVLGCLTVIGLNIGNLPSAIALILKSAFTPTAASGGFLGAGVMLAIQMGVARGIFSNESGLGSAPIAAAAAKVKEPAKQGLISMTGTFFDTIIICTMTGLTLILSGSWTNGASEAAHMTNAAFSGTLASFGSYIVTIGLIFFAFTTILGWNYYGERCMEYLAGVKGILPYKAVYVFLVAAGGFLSIEAVWIIADIFNGLMAFPNLIALLALSGVVVAETNKYFKSLEAKPAGVGAPAPAGTPAPEAGAAAEEED from the coding sequence ATGGTAGTAAATTCAATATTCGAGTTATTCAACTCACCAGAAATACTATCCCTCTTGAACAGTATCGACGGGCTTGTCTGGGGACCCCCTCTCCTGCTCCTGCTGGTAGGAACCGGAGCATACCTGACCCTGCGTCTGAAACTCATCCAGGTAACCAAACTGCCCCTTGCCCTGAAAGATGTGGCACGTTCCCGAAAAATCGATACCACCGCCCAGGGAGACGTATCAAGCTTTGCGGCCCTCTGTACTGCCCTTTCGGCAACGATAGGGACTGGAAACATTGTCGGAGTTGCTACAGCAATCGCAAGAGGAGGGCCTGGAGCTCTTTTCTGGATGTGGCTTGCAGCCTTCTTCGGGATGGCAACCAAGTATTCCGAAGCTCTCCTTGCTGTCAAGTACAGGACCGTTGACGAAAACGGGCAGATGTCCGGCGGGCCCATGTACTACATCAAGAACGGGCTTGCGCACAAGAGCTACAGCGGAATCCTTGCCAAGCTCTTTGCTTTCTTCGGGATTTGCGCAGCCAGTCTCGGGGTGGGTACCTTTACCCAGGTAAACGCAATCGTAAGTTCCGTGGAAGCAACCTTCGGTGTCCCGAAAATCGATACCGCAGTCATCCTGGCCCTGCTGGTCGCCCTGGTAACCATCGGCGGGATCAAGAGCATCTCCCGGGTTGCCCAGTTGCTTGTCCCCTTCATGGCAGTTGCCTACGTGCTCGGCTGCCTCACGGTTATCGGCCTCAACATAGGAAACCTGCCCTCGGCAATCGCCCTGATCCTCAAAAGCGCCTTTACCCCGACCGCCGCCTCAGGAGGTTTCCTCGGCGCAGGAGTCATGCTTGCAATCCAGATGGGAGTTGCAAGAGGAATTTTCTCGAACGAATCAGGCCTGGGAAGTGCCCCTATCGCCGCAGCCGCAGCCAAGGTAAAAGAGCCTGCAAAGCAGGGCCTGATCTCCATGACCGGGACCTTCTTCGACACGATCATCATCTGTACCATGACCGGGCTGACCCTCATCCTCTCCGGGTCCTGGACAAACGGAGCAAGCGAAGCCGCCCACATGACCAACGCCGCCTTTTCGGGAACCCTTGCGAGCTTTGGCTCCTACATCGTGACAATAGGCCTCATCTTCTTCGCCTTCACGACCATCCTCGGCTGGAACTACTACGGAGAACGCTGTATGGAATACCTTGCCGGCGTAAAAGGCATCCTCCCCTACAAAGCCGTATACGTCTTCCTGGTAGCAGCCGGCGGGTTCCTCTCCATTGAAGCCGTCTGGATCATCGCCGACATCTTCAACGGGCTCATGGCTTTCCCGAACCTCATCGCTCTCCTCGCCCTGAGCGGAGTCGTGGTTGCGGAGACAAACAAGTACTTCAAGTCCCTTGAAGCAAAGCCGGCAGGCGTTGGGGCACCCGCACCCGCAGGCACCCCTGCTCCCGAAGCCGGGGCAGCAGCCGAAGAAGAAGATTAA
- a CDS encoding winged helix-turn-helix domain-containing protein, whose translation MVEYMNLKIGEAAGALYHRLVEGDCSLNQIKNHLSEEGFDSQLALMAVGWLAREDKISVDKTTNKWSIQLKE comes from the coding sequence ATGGTTGAGTACATGAATCTCAAAATCGGGGAAGCTGCAGGAGCGCTTTACCACAGGCTGGTGGAAGGGGACTGCAGCCTGAACCAGATAAAGAACCATCTCAGTGAGGAAGGTTTTGACTCACAGTTAGCTTTGATGGCCGTAGGCTGGCTTGCCAGAGAAGACAAAATAAGCGTTGACAAAACAACAAACAAGTGGTCGATTCAGCTGAAGGAGTAA
- a CDS encoding DUF58 domain-containing protein, with amino-acid sequence MDGEKHKIDTSFLTRLDRYTLLLKKRVAAVHSGSHISNMKGTGIELVDHRKYNQGDSLKDIDWNLYARTERLYIRRYEEDKTLNMVILLDASSSMVFPGTTPTKYEYGATIALGVSYIVMKYNDRYLISTFTDDVDYARARKGRNEFLRTIDSLSRIPVSGETKLADCADSVYPRIKTKSMVLIISDFLDDLDSIRYAVRRLSRHELVLVQLYEETEIDLPETLDGATKFIDSETGKELNIVVGPQFKKEYAAEYGRHVAGLEKIAYDFQIPYFRVNIKNQPFDTVLRIIGER; translated from the coding sequence ATGGATGGTGAAAAACATAAGATCGATACTTCATTCCTTACCCGGCTCGACAGGTACACGCTCCTTCTCAAAAAAAGGGTAGCTGCAGTTCACTCGGGCAGCCACATCTCAAACATGAAAGGGACGGGGATCGAACTTGTGGACCACAGGAAATACAATCAGGGGGATTCCTTAAAGGACATCGACTGGAACCTCTATGCCCGCACGGAAAGGCTGTACATACGCAGGTACGAGGAAGACAAGACCCTGAACATGGTCATCCTGCTCGATGCCAGCAGCAGCATGGTCTTTCCGGGAACTACCCCGACCAAGTACGAATACGGGGCAACGATAGCCTTAGGGGTCTCCTATATCGTAATGAAATACAACGACAGGTACCTGATCTCGACCTTTACGGACGACGTGGACTATGCCAGGGCCCGGAAAGGAAGAAACGAGTTTCTCAGGACCATCGACAGCTTATCTAGAATTCCGGTCAGCGGAGAAACGAAACTTGCAGACTGTGCAGATTCCGTATACCCGAGGATCAAGACAAAATCAATGGTTTTGATAATTTCGGATTTCCTGGACGACCTGGACTCAATCCGCTACGCTGTCCGCAGGCTTTCCAGGCACGAGCTCGTCCTTGTACAGCTCTATGAGGAAACCGAGATCGACCTGCCCGAAACCCTGGACGGGGCAACCAAATTCATTGACAGTGAGACAGGCAAAGAACTTAACATCGTAGTGGGGCCGCAGTTCAAGAAAGAATATGCTGCCGAATACGGCAGGCACGTGGCAGGGCTTGAGAAGATCGCATACGACTTCCAGATCCCTTACTTCAGGGTAAACATAAAAAACCAGCCCTTTGACACTGTCCTCAGAATCATAGGTGAAAGATAA
- a CDS encoding sodium:alanine symporter family protein, giving the protein MELLGVNVLEALTRIDGFVWGPPLLILLVGTGIFLTLRLGLIQIFKLPLALKYVLNSRKFEAGVLGDVSSFAALSTALSATIGTGNIVGVATAVKTGGPGALFWMFLAAFFGMATMYSEALLAVRYRTVDANGQMSGGPMYYIKNGLAGKWYGRVLAPLFAFFGLSVALFGIGTFPQVNAIVDSARIAFDIPEALTAVVLSLLVAFVTLGGIRRIAAVAQLMVPFMATAYVLGCLIIIGVNLDKVPAVFSLVISSAFTETAAKGGFLGASMMLAIQMGIARGIFSNEAGLGSTPIAAAAARVKEPAKQGLISMTGTFFDTIVVCVMTGTVLIMTDSWTGDLAGAYMTSYAFSTVLTDIGSYIVTVGLIFFAFTTIIGWNYYGERCTEFLFGVKGILPYKILYILIVASGAFLTLEMIWVLADIVNGLMAFPNLIALLALRKVIVAETGKYFENLKSES; this is encoded by the coding sequence ATGGAACTGCTGGGTGTGAACGTACTTGAGGCTCTGACGAGGATAGATGGCTTTGTCTGGGGACCGCCTCTCCTGATTTTGCTGGTGGGGACCGGGATTTTCCTGACTCTGCGCCTGGGGCTGATCCAGATCTTCAAGCTGCCGCTTGCTCTCAAATATGTGTTGAATTCGAGGAAGTTCGAGGCAGGAGTCCTGGGGGACGTCTCAAGCTTTGCGGCACTCAGTACGGCGCTTTCGGCAACCATAGGGACAGGAAACATCGTGGGGGTGGCAACGGCGGTCAAGACTGGAGGGCCGGGGGCACTTTTCTGGATGTTTCTTGCGGCTTTTTTCGGGATGGCTACCATGTATTCCGAGGCACTCCTGGCGGTCAGGTACCGGACCGTGGACGCTAACGGGCAGATGTCCGGGGGACCGATGTACTACATTAAAAATGGGCTTGCAGGAAAGTGGTATGGAAGAGTGCTTGCCCCGCTCTTTGCCTTTTTCGGGCTCAGTGTGGCGCTCTTCGGAATCGGGACATTTCCACAGGTAAACGCCATTGTGGACTCGGCGCGGATTGCTTTTGACATTCCGGAAGCCCTGACAGCGGTTGTGCTGAGCCTGCTTGTGGCATTTGTCACGCTCGGGGGGATCAGGAGAATTGCGGCCGTTGCCCAGCTCATGGTGCCGTTTATGGCAACTGCGTATGTGCTCGGCTGCCTGATAATTATCGGGGTGAATCTGGATAAGGTTCCTGCGGTTTTTTCCCTGGTCATCAGTTCCGCTTTTACCGAGACCGCGGCTAAGGGAGGGTTCCTGGGAGCAAGCATGATGCTTGCCATCCAGATGGGAATTGCCAGGGGGATCTTCTCAAACGAAGCCGGGCTCGGAAGCACGCCCATTGCAGCCGCAGCCGCAAGAGTAAAGGAGCCGGCAAAACAGGGGCTGATCTCCATGACCGGGACCTTTTTCGACACCATTGTCGTCTGTGTCATGACCGGGACCGTGCTCATTATGACGGATTCCTGGACCGGGGACCTGGCAGGGGCTTACATGACCAGCTACGCCTTTTCCACCGTGCTTACGGATATCGGGAGCTATATCGTAACCGTGGGCCTGATCTTTTTTGCCTTTACCACCATCATCGGCTGGAACTATTACGGGGAACGCTGCACGGAATTCCTCTTCGGGGTAAAAGGGATTCTTCCTTACAAAATACTTTACATTCTGATTGTTGCCTCCGGTGCCTTCCTTACCCTGGAAATGATCTGGGTCCTGGCAGATATCGTAAACGGACTCATGGCTTTCCCGAACCTGATTGCCCTGCTGGCGCTAAGAAAGGTTATTGTTGCCGAGACCGGAAAGTATTTCGAGAACCTGAAATCGGAGAGCTGA
- a CDS encoding BatA domain-containing protein, protein MDFEFSPGLAALAGIIPLTIVYLLKPRPKKFVLPTLMFVQRIGQNVLDARRKLSNRINDPLFFLQLLTLIFIAFALAGPMVDDLAGDSRKVIFIIDSSASMSSDGRIEAAQEIAINNLGRKNTIIAAESIPMILAESLDAADAKEVLSGMEARNTGTDIPKTVLAVIGEKESENGKVIVISDFENWDGKAPETYVNIARTKNIELEFKQVGEKTPNYAIIAGHLTDRNDGTYEYTCTVKNFNDKSTKLDVRLESKSELFPTQKVRNSVTLGKYGTQQITFSNIRQGTSTVKILNKDAVPCDNSAYISIPEITPKRILVLTDQDPAVNRSALLTAVSLMQNTVVDVHYKLLDGLPSDYTMYDTIIVNCKYGPLPSKSARKIADYAKSGKELVVIGNGCLYNCSEMHGLYPVLPVSVKSFEEEGSHTVEAAGSGKNIFEDVTFEEIYVRKFLTTTPKEDAVVLAELKGAGKDTGPMVSTWNIYNGTTAYVGFSDAADNDPWNNFHTMPTYPVFWAKLLKYIWGVGEISETNVRTGRYQPLEHKTRIGTPTETVSSDFAYYDECGFYSLDQKTIAANLYDPLESNTYTSNRLHLEPEKEEDLKQEIRTQSPYKARKYLIYALLLLLVIENLIMFRRRII, encoded by the coding sequence ATGGACTTTGAATTTTCTCCGGGTCTGGCCGCGCTTGCAGGAATTATTCCCCTGACCATAGTATACCTGCTCAAACCCCGCCCGAAAAAGTTTGTCTTACCTACCCTTATGTTCGTGCAGCGGATAGGGCAGAACGTCCTCGATGCCCGGCGCAAGCTCAGCAACAGGATAAACGACCCACTATTTTTCCTTCAGCTCCTGACCCTGATTTTCATAGCCTTCGCCCTTGCAGGTCCCATGGTAGACGACCTTGCAGGAGACTCGAGAAAGGTCATATTCATCATAGACTCCTCTGCCAGCATGAGTTCGGACGGCCGGATCGAAGCCGCACAGGAAATCGCGATAAACAACCTGGGCAGGAAAAACACGATTATCGCCGCAGAAAGCATTCCCATGATACTTGCGGAATCCCTGGACGCAGCTGATGCAAAAGAAGTCCTTTCCGGCATGGAAGCCCGGAACACAGGGACTGATATCCCAAAAACGGTTCTGGCGGTCATAGGCGAAAAAGAGAGCGAGAATGGGAAAGTAATAGTCATATCCGATTTTGAAAACTGGGACGGGAAGGCACCTGAAACATACGTCAATATCGCCAGGACCAAAAATATCGAACTTGAATTCAAACAGGTAGGAGAAAAGACCCCTAACTACGCAATCATAGCCGGGCACCTGACGGACAGGAATGACGGGACCTATGAATATACCTGCACTGTCAAAAACTTCAATGATAAAAGCACAAAACTCGATGTCCGGCTGGAAAGCAAGTCCGAACTCTTTCCCACCCAGAAAGTGAGAAACTCGGTCACCCTGGGAAAATACGGGACACAGCAAATCACCTTCTCCAACATCCGCCAGGGGACCTCTACCGTGAAAATCCTGAACAAGGACGCTGTCCCCTGCGACAACAGCGCTTACATCTCCATCCCCGAAATCACCCCGAAACGGATCCTCGTACTGACGGACCAGGACCCTGCGGTCAACAGGTCAGCCCTGCTGACAGCCGTATCGCTGATGCAAAATACGGTCGTTGATGTGCATTATAAGCTCCTCGACGGGCTTCCTTCGGACTACACAATGTACGATACGATTATCGTAAACTGCAAATACGGCCCGCTGCCCTCTAAAAGTGCCCGGAAAATCGCCGACTATGCGAAAAGCGGGAAAGAACTGGTAGTCATCGGGAACGGCTGCCTTTACAACTGTTCGGAAATGCACGGGCTTTACCCCGTCCTTCCGGTCAGCGTAAAATCATTCGAAGAAGAGGGCAGCCACACTGTCGAAGCGGCAGGAAGCGGGAAGAATATTTTTGAAGACGTCACCTTCGAGGAAATATACGTGCGCAAATTCCTGACTACTACCCCAAAAGAAGATGCTGTCGTGCTTGCGGAACTTAAGGGCGCAGGCAAAGATACAGGCCCCATGGTCTCTACCTGGAACATATACAACGGGACGACAGCCTATGTGGGTTTCAGTGACGCTGCCGATAACGACCCCTGGAACAACTTCCATACCATGCCCACATACCCCGTATTCTGGGCAAAGCTGCTCAAGTACATATGGGGGGTCGGGGAAATCAGCGAGACTAACGTGAGAACAGGCAGGTACCAGCCGTTAGAACACAAAACCAGGATCGGAACCCCGACAGAAACAGTTAGTAGTGACTTTGCATACTACGACGAGTGCGGCTTTTACAGCCTGGACCAGAAAACGATTGCTGCCAACCTCTACGACCCCCTGGAATCAAATACCTATACCAGCAACCGGCTGCACCTTGAACCCGAAAAAGAGGAAGACCTGAAACAGGAAATCCGCACGCAATCCCCGTACAAAGCCCGGAAATACCTGATTTACGCCCTACTGCTGCTCCTGGTCATTGAAAACCTGATCATGTTCAGGAGGAGGATCATATGA
- a CDS encoding ABC transporter ATP-binding protein — protein sequence MMGEVEVRALQGVSIRIQRGEFVAIMGPSGSGKTTLLNQLGILDTPNSGKVVIDDTDTSTLSEKEKGKFRLHNLGYVFQDYALLPELNAAENVYLSLMMQGKSKEEYESAAAEILTAVGLGDRLAQLPSKMSGGQQQRVSIARALAHSPIILFADEPCANLDSETSKEVLDLFKKFNTEFGQTIVMVTHEEWHAAYTDRVIRLKDGVVVDENM from the coding sequence ATGATGGGAGAAGTGGAAGTCCGGGCTCTCCAGGGAGTTTCCATAAGGATCCAACGCGGAGAATTCGTCGCCATCATGGGCCCGAGCGGCTCGGGCAAGACCACCCTCCTGAACCAGCTCGGAATCCTGGATACCCCAAACTCCGGTAAAGTCGTAATAGACGACACCGATACCTCTACCCTTTCCGAGAAAGAAAAAGGAAAATTTCGCCTCCACAACCTGGGCTATGTCTTCCAGGACTATGCCCTCCTCCCCGAACTCAATGCCGCCGAAAACGTCTACCTCTCCCTCATGATGCAGGGCAAAAGCAAAGAAGAATACGAGTCCGCTGCAGCCGAAATCCTGACCGCAGTCGGCCTGGGGGACCGCCTGGCCCAGCTCCCCTCCAAAATGAGCGGCGGACAGCAGCAGCGAGTCTCAATTGCCCGGGCGCTTGCCCATTCCCCAATCATCCTTTTCGCCGACGAGCCCTGCGCAAACCTGGATTCCGAGACCTCAAAGGAAGTCCTCGACCTGTTCAAGAAGTTCAATACGGAATTCGGGCAGACGATCGTAATGGTCACGCATGAGGAATGGCATGCTGCGTATACTGACAGGGTGATCAGGCTGAAGGACGGGGTAGTTGTGGACGAGAATATGTAA
- a CDS encoding ABC transporter permease, translated as MLEKAKVASFLAARTIVRGNKGITIFTVFVLTLIFVQLVLFSSILAGVTVKFNELMVDFQTGNVVIEPEEEEKYIKDVGALQKKIESLPEVVGSSARLKKSGSIRYKEKEVGGTVYGVEPDEETFVTAIESAMVSGEFLSRPDRGEIVLGREVSGGYGALMESRSLGGVEVGDTVELTISGKTREFRVKGIYSTLFFMADTGAYISRDDMEEMLDVQDGDLAHEIAVRTAEGNDEFETQRALLSLGIKENIRTWHEFAGILRLIESTLMMVRNIMNAIGLLIAFVIIFVVIYVNIVNKKRQIGVQKAIGIEQNVIIASFVLQAMLYAGAGVTLGYLLMRFGIVPYTVTHPLEVPLGAVSLELDEFEAINRAVLLFLASIGASVIPAYKLANKDLLELIWEK; from the coding sequence ATGCTCGAAAAAGCAAAGGTCGCCTCTTTCCTGGCCGCCCGCACGATTGTGCGGGGAAACAAAGGGATCACAATCTTCACGGTCTTCGTGCTGACCCTGATCTTCGTGCAGCTGGTGCTCTTTTCCAGCATCCTTGCAGGGGTTACGGTCAAGTTCAACGAACTTATGGTGGACTTCCAGACCGGGAACGTGGTAATCGAGCCCGAGGAAGAGGAAAAGTACATTAAAGACGTTGGTGCGCTGCAAAAGAAGATCGAGAGCCTTCCCGAAGTTGTGGGCAGTTCCGCCCGCCTGAAAAAGTCAGGTTCGATCCGTTACAAGGAAAAAGAAGTCGGAGGCACGGTATACGGCGTGGAACCGGACGAAGAGACCTTTGTAACGGCAATCGAAAGCGCAATGGTAAGCGGCGAGTTCCTGAGCAGGCCCGACCGCGGGGAGATTGTCCTGGGAAGAGAAGTCTCAGGCGGCTACGGGGCTCTCATGGAGTCCCGATCCCTGGGAGGCGTGGAAGTAGGGGACACCGTGGAACTTACCATCAGCGGCAAGACCCGGGAGTTCAGGGTCAAGGGCATCTACAGCACTCTCTTCTTCATGGCAGATACAGGAGCCTACATCAGCAGGGACGATATGGAAGAGATGCTCGACGTGCAGGACGGGGACCTTGCCCACGAGATTGCAGTCAGGACCGCGGAAGGCAACGACGAGTTCGAGACTCAGAGAGCCCTTCTTTCCCTGGGGATCAAAGAAAACATCCGAACCTGGCACGAGTTTGCCGGAATCCTCCGCCTGATCGAAAGCACTCTTATGATGGTCCGGAACATAATGAACGCAATCGGCCTCCTGATAGCCTTTGTAATCATCTTCGTGGTCATCTACGTAAACATCGTAAACAAGAAGCGCCAGATCGGCGTCCAGAAAGCCATCGGGATCGAGCAGAACGTCATCATAGCCTCCTTCGTCCTCCAGGCCATGCTCTACGCCGGCGCAGGCGTAACCCTGGGCTACCTCCTGATGCGCTTCGGGATCGTACCCTACACCGTAACCCATCCCCTTGAAGTCCCCCTTGGCGCAGTCAGCCTGGAACTCGACGAATTCGAAGCCATAAACAGGGCAGTCCTCCTCTTCCTCGCCTCCATCGGAGCCTCCGTGATCCCTGCGTACAAGCTTGCAAACAAAGACCTCCTTGAACTGATCTGGGAGAAGTGA